From the Equus quagga isolate Etosha38 chromosome 16, UCLA_HA_Equagga_1.0, whole genome shotgun sequence genome, one window contains:
- the TRMT12 gene encoding tRNA wybutosine-synthesizing protein 2 homolog, producing the protein MDREGGKPAAVVAVVTEPRFTQRYREYLEEQKLLDRQHRVEKMPDGTVALPVLGEALLEQHLWELRNRVAPGSTCRLTQLLDPVPSKKAQGCSPAQRLCLEVSRWVEGRGVTWSAELEDDLPRSWQRHGNLLLLSEDCFQAKLWKNLEPELWKTVASALGVQRLAKRGRVSPDGARTPAVTLLLGDHGWVEHVDNGILYKFDVTQCMFSFGNITEKLRVASLPCAGEVLVDLYAGIGYFTLPFLVHAGAAFVHACEWNPHAVVALRNNLEINRVAHRCQIHFGDNRKLKLANIADRVNLGLIPSSEEGWPIACQVLRQDTGGILHIHQNVESFPGKNLQSPGSSEMEKEVWPYPQHIITKQWKNGASRDSRRKILSAATKPEWQRWAESAENRIASLLQQMHGKPWKTEILHIQLVKSYAPHVDHIVLDLECRPCPLVG; encoded by the coding sequence ATGGACAGAGAAGGTGGGAAGCCCGCGGCTGTTGTCGCAGTTGTGACTGAGCCTCGGTTTACCCAGCGATACAGGGAATATCTCGAGGAGCAGAAACTCCTGGATAGACAGCACCGCGTGGAAAAGATGCCAGATGGCACCGTGGCGCTACCCGTGCTGGGAGAGGCCCTCCTGGAGCAGCATCTGTGGGAGCTGAGGAATCGTGTGGCCCCAGGCAGCACCTGTAGGCTAACGCAGCTCCTGGATCCTGTTCCTTCAAAGAAGGCCCAGGGTTGTTCACCTGCCCAAAGGCTGTGTCTTGAGGTGAGTCGCTGGGTAGAGGGCCGGGGAGTGACGTGGTCAGCGGAGTTGGAGGATGATTTGCCCCGATCTTGGCAACGACATGGTAACCTCTTGTTGCTGAGTGAGGACTGTTTCCAAGCCAAGCTATGGAAAAATCTGGAACCAGAACTCTGGAAGACGGTTGCTTCGGCACTCGGTGTCCAGCGTTTGGCCAAAAGAGGGCGGGTATCACCGGATGGCGCTCGAACTCCAGCAGTGACTCTGCTGCTGGGCGACCATGGCTGGGTCGAGCATGTGGATAATGGGATCCTATATAAGTTTGACGTGACCCAGTGCATGTTCTCCTTCGGAAACATCACTGAGAAGCTCCGAGTGGCATCGTTGCCCTGTGCTGGAGAAGTGCTGGTGGATCTCTACGCAGGGATTGGTTATTTTACATTGCCGTTCCTAGTTCATGCTGGTGCTGCTTTCGTCCATGCCTGTGAGTGGAACCCTCATGCTGTAGTTGCTCTGAGAAATAACCTTGAGATCAATAGAGTAGCACATCGGTGCCAGATACACTTTGGGGATAATAGGAAACTGAAGCTTGCAAATATTGCGGACAGGGTGAACCTGGGGCTGATTCCTAGCTCTGAAGAAGGCTGGCCCATTGCCTGCCAAGTGCTACGACAGGATACTGGGGGCATTTTGCATATCCACCAAAATGTGGAATCTTTCCCAGGGAAGAATCTCCAGTCTCCTGGAAGcagtgaaatggagaaggagGTTTGGCCTTATCCTCAGCATATTATCACCAAACAATGGAAAAATGGAGCTAGCAGGGATTCTAGGAGAAAAATACTGTCGGCAGCCACCAAGCCAGAGTGGCAAAGGTGGGCGGAATCTGCAGAAAATCGcattgccagtcttcttcagcagaTGCATGGGAAACCATGGAAGACAGAAATCCTGCACATCCAACTGGTGAAATCCTATGCTCCCCACGTGGATCACATAGTCCTCGATCTGGAATGCCGCCCCTGTCCTCTAGTTGGCTAG